A window of Onychostoma macrolepis isolate SWU-2019 chromosome 01, ASM1243209v1, whole genome shotgun sequence contains these coding sequences:
- the LOC131536813 gene encoding uncharacterized protein LOC131536813 — protein MLPSQTGSAQWRHGYLCCSPAVDGPALEGPAMDRPALDAPALEGPAVDGPALEGPAMDRPALDAPALEGPAVDGPALEGPAMDRPALDAPALEGPAQLWRDQPWTDQLWRDQPWTDQLWMHQLWRDQPWTDQLWRDQPWTDQLWMHQLWRDQPWTDQLWRDQPWTDQLWMDQPWTDQPWTDQLWMHQLWRDQPSSGGTSCGQTSSGCTSSGGTSRGRTSSGCTSSGGTSRGQTSSGGTSHGQTSSGCTSSGGTSRGQTSSGCTSSGGTSRGQTSSGGTSHGQTSSGCTSSGGTSRGQTSSGGTSRGWTSSGGTSREDQ, from the exons ATGTTGCCTTCACAAACTGGGTCAGCACAGTGGAGGCACGGTTATTTGTGTTGCAGCCCAG CTGTGGACGGACCAGCTCTGGAGGGACCAGCCATGGACAGACCAGCTCTGGATGCACCAGCTCTGGAGGGACCAGCCGTGGACGGACCAGCTCTGGAGGGACCAGCCATGGACAGACCAGCTCTGGATGCACCAGCTCTGGAGGGACCAGCCGTGGACGGACCAGCTCTGGAGGGACCAGCCATGGACAGACCAGCTCTGGATGCACCAGCTCTGGAGGGACCAGCCCAGCTCTGGAGGGACCAGCCGTGGACAGACCAGCTCTGGAGGGACCAGCCATGGACAGACCAGCTCTGGATGCACCAGCTCTGGAGGGACCAGCCGTGGACAGACCAGCTCTGGAGGGACCAGCCGTGGACAGACCAGCTCTGGATGCACCAGCTCTGGAGGGACCAGCCATGGACAGACCAGCTCTGGAGGGACCAGCCGTGGACGGACCAGCTCTGGATGGACCAGCCGTGGACGGACCAGCCATGGACAGACCAGCTCTGGATGCACCAGCTCTGGAGGGACCAGCCCAGCTCTGGAGGGACCAGCTGTGGACAGACCAGCTCTGGATGCACCAGCTCTGGAGGGACCAGCCGTGGACGGACCAGCTCTGGATGCACCAGCTCTGGAGGGACCAGCCGTGGACAGACCAGCTCTGGAGGGACCAGCCATGGACAGACCAGCTCTGGATGCACCAGCTCTGGAGGGACCAGCCGTGGACAGACCAGCTCTGGATGCACCAGCTCTGGAGGGACCAGCCGTGGACAAACCAGCTCTGGAGGGACCAGCCATGGACAGACCAGCTCTGGATGCACCAGCTCTGGAGGGACCAGCCGTGGACAAACCAGCTCTGGAGGGACCAGCCGTGGATGGACCAGCTCTGGAGGGACCAGCCGTGAAGATCAGTAG
- the LOC131536818 gene encoding uncharacterized protein LOC131536818 yields MEEDTASLEQSENGTYTRFIERELACCYKEAVSSVDIQVALWMTQELAPPLCSSQNESEPGTNSEATPSVVIDLTDFTNQELSGNTEDTADSTVVLQEWRSLRQEQDKEFEQSLMADREKAIEDRWRRIASHEEPIDGVPIKFKFPNGTEKIRKFILSETIQILFDFVGQDDLSSEVFYVQDATSSAHLENNLTGILNDYNIEGHSTLYVVWISPLDAHESEGKQNDASIQGNSGEVHFTSSFSNQLASSPHEPTTSLPLNDFLSPSPPNWSPAPSPSHSYHWPPEHSLPTQPSSVTTDNCESISDQVDLQMILKKLHSRVDLSCCPTSNQINVCRDNILQGSLQAFKRRRFNPEARLDVIFVDSDGVGEGEVDEGGPTREFLRLLMREIQRSKIFEGPEDNRLLALDTHALENGLYMTIAKMIAVCVVHGGVGPHFFSDRLFMQLCGQCTLPVSLEEIADSSFREKLSKIKEADSVENANSAISDAGDSLNMMGALRYISSLEESDSLVQSAAEYFVNGRTNLALRQFEEGFKTLGLIDELKNHPDIFEDLFINAVRPLEAKDLSTLFEVDFSPLGSNKRQLENKTKVTAIR; encoded by the exons ATGGAGGAAGACACTGCTTCATTAGAGCAG AGCGAGAATGGAACTTATACAAGGTTCATCGAACGAGAACTTGCTTGCTGCTACAAGGAGGCTGTTTCGTCGGTCGACATTCAG gTAGCCCTGTGGATGACTCAG GAATTAGCACCTCCTTTGTGCTCATCACAAAATGAATCTGAACCAGGAACCAACTCTGAGGCAACTCCATCTGTGGTGATTGACCTTACTGATTTTACAAATCAGGAGCTTAGTGGCAACACAGAGGACACTGCAGACAGCACAGTG GTCTTGCAGGAGTGGCGATCTTTACGGCAAGAACAAGACAAAGAATTTGAACAGTCTTTAATGGCAGACAGAGAAAAA GCAATTGAAGACAGATGGAGGAGGATTGCAAGTCACGAGGAGCCCATTGATGGTGTGCCCATCAAATTCAAGTTTCCTAATGGAACTGAAAAAATTCGAAAATTCATCTTGTCGGAGACAATTCAG ATCTTATTTGACTTTGTTGGTCAGGATGATCTGTCCAGTGAAGTGTTTTATGTTCAAGATGCGACATCATCTGCACATCTTGAAAATAACCTTACAGGAATACTTAATGATTACAATATCGAGGGTCATTCAACTCTTTATGTTGTTTGGATTTCACCACTAGATGCCCAT gaAAGTGAAGGTAAACAGAACGATGCAAGCATTCAAGGGAATTCTGGTGAAGTCCATTTCACCTCATCCTTTTCCAACCAGCTTGCATCATCACCACATGAACCAACTACTTCTTTGCCACTGAATGATTTTCTTTCCCCATCACCCCCAAACTGGTCACCTGCTCCTTCACCTTCTCACTCATATCACTGGCCACCTGAACACTCTCTTCCCACTCAGCCATCCTCTGTAACAACTGACAATTGTGAATCTATTTCTGATCa AGTTGATCTGCAGATGATTTTGAAGAAGCTTCATAGCAGAGTTGATCTCTCATGTTGTCCAACAagcaatcaaataaatgtatgtcGAGACAACATATTACAAGGTAGCCTGCAAGCTTTCAAGCGAAGGCGCTTTAATCCAGAAGCAAGGCTGGATGTGATTTTTGTGGACTCTGATGGGGTTGGAGAAGGAGAAGTAGATGAAGGCGGACCAACCAGGGAATTCCTACGCTTGCTAATGAGGGAAATCCAGaggtcaaaaatatttgaaggaCCGGAAGACAATAGATTATTGGCTCTTGATACTCATG CTCTTGAGAATGGCTTGTACATGACCATTGCAAAAATGATTGCGGTGTGCGTAGTTCATGGTGGAGTTGGCcctcattttttttctgatcgTCTCTTTATGCAACTGTGTGGTCAATGTACACTTCCTGTTTCCCTTGAGGAAATAGCTGACAGCAGCTTCAGAGAAAAACTCTCAAAg ATTAAAGAAGCAGACTCTGTTGAAAACGCAAATTCTGCTATCTCAGACGCTGGAGACAGTCTGAACATGATGGGAGCGCTTAGGTACATCTCATCTCTTGAAGAGAGTGATTCCTTGGTCCAATCTGCAGCAGAATACTTTGTGAATGGGCGGACCAATTTGGCTCTCAGACA ATTTGAAGAGGGTTTCAAAACTCTTGGTCTGATTGACGAGCTCAAGAACCATCCTGACATTTTTGAGGACTTGTTCATCAATGCAGTCAGACCGCTTGAGGCAAAAGATCTGTCCACTCTTTTTGAGGTGGACTTCTCACCCCTTGGTAGCAACAAAAGGCagctggaaaacaagaca AAGGTGACTGCAATCCGTTGA